The Sporocytophaga myxococcoides genome window below encodes:
- a CDS encoding efflux RND transporter periplasmic adaptor subunit, with product MNRNLFSGAFLLIGLTILTFSCKGPAPNVQAIHVPVNLQKVNFEDAVYHNFYPGNVVALDEVEISSEVSGFITGIFFQEGQLVRKGQKLYEIEQSKYAASHAQAEANVKIAKANLEKARSDAKRYSELGQRGMATQQKLEYSATDLENAENQLAVAEAELLRAKTDLRHATIYAPFDGTIGISLVKKGAFVTGGQTRLNTISSNDPIAVDFVISEKEINRFLELEKRKISKTDSLFTIVLPDGSLYIYPGKILFLDRAVDRQTGTLKVRLTFPNGQRSLRAGMSCNIRVQNKNASKLPVIPQKSVTEQMGEFFVYVVNQDTARQRKIKPGPVIGHNIVVYDGLSEGEDIVVDGVQKLRDGSAVVSNTEKPTTSAK from the coding sequence ATGAATAGAAATCTATTTTCAGGTGCTTTTTTGTTAATCGGACTAACAATACTGACTTTTTCCTGTAAAGGTCCGGCTCCCAATGTGCAGGCTATACACGTTCCAGTAAACCTGCAGAAAGTAAATTTTGAAGATGCAGTTTATCATAATTTTTACCCAGGAAATGTAGTTGCGCTGGATGAAGTGGAAATAAGCAGTGAGGTGAGTGGATTTATAACAGGCATCTTTTTTCAGGAAGGACAATTGGTAAGAAAAGGTCAGAAGCTATATGAAATTGAACAGAGTAAATATGCAGCTTCCCACGCACAGGCTGAAGCCAATGTGAAGATTGCCAAAGCAAACCTTGAAAAAGCAAGAAGTGATGCTAAACGCTATAGTGAACTTGGACAAAGAGGGATGGCGACTCAGCAGAAACTTGAATATTCTGCAACAGATCTTGAAAATGCCGAGAATCAGCTTGCAGTTGCTGAAGCAGAATTGTTAAGAGCTAAAACCGATCTGAGACATGCAACTATTTATGCTCCGTTTGACGGAACCATAGGAATATCGCTTGTAAAAAAAGGAGCTTTTGTCACCGGTGGTCAGACCAGGCTCAATACGATTTCATCCAATGATCCCATTGCAGTAGACTTTGTAATCAGTGAAAAAGAGATCAACAGATTTCTTGAACTGGAGAAAAGGAAGATCTCTAAAACTGATTCCTTGTTTACGATCGTATTGCCAGATGGAAGTCTTTATATCTACCCTGGAAAAATTCTTTTCCTGGACAGAGCTGTAGACAGACAAACAGGGACTTTAAAAGTAAGACTAACTTTCCCTAATGGTCAAAGAAGTCTAAGAGCAGGCATGAGCTGTAACATCAGAGTCCAAAATAAGAACGCCTCTAAGCTGCCTGTCATTCCTCAAAAATCAGTGACTGAGCAAATGGGTGAGTTCTTTGTGTATGTCGTTAATCAGGATACTGCAAGACAACGTAAAATAAAACCGGGACCGGTCATTGGTCATAATATTGTTGTTTATGATGGCTTGTCAGAAGGCGAAGATATTGTTGTTGACGGAGTACAAAAACTGCGTGATGGTTCTGCTGTGGTAAGCAACACGGAGAAGCCGACAACTTCCGCTAAATAA
- a CDS encoding TolC family protein yields MSQTLPESPTSFTLKEAIDYSMDHSFTVKNSVLQKNMTSAKKGEVRSLLLPQVSANADYNHFFQVQKNILEGGIGLMTTAAPGAVVPLQLALPNQLVPSLSASQVLFDMSHFSGLKAANASEVIADQTIKKSQIDMTVNVTKAYYGVLVNEKQLKAIRKNLERMDSLYKETIARYETGLARRIDVSRIEVSLNNMREEKEKTIRAVALSRSILKYQMNLPEENPLVLTDSLSENVLLEVEQILNTRQKVNYSNRIEYSIIESQKRLSKLDLQATRAGHYPRLLAVASTGFTPSASKIENLTQSSRWYQYSSVGLRLQVPIFSGFATHYKVQQKRIEEEVIDNNKVALEKGINLEVDQALINLENSMQSLKIQKRNLDLAQENLQVLRAEYEHGIALNIEVTTAEASLIDAQTSYYNALYGALLSKADYDKAMGNIIK; encoded by the coding sequence ATGTCCCAAACTTTGCCAGAAAGTCCAACTTCTTTTACATTAAAAGAGGCAATAGACTATTCTATGGACCATAGCTTTACAGTAAAAAATTCTGTTTTACAAAAAAACATGACTTCGGCTAAAAAAGGAGAGGTTAGGTCTTTATTACTTCCTCAAGTGAGCGCAAATGCAGATTATAATCACTTTTTTCAAGTACAGAAAAATATACTTGAAGGAGGAATTGGTCTTATGACTACAGCAGCTCCCGGAGCTGTTGTTCCTTTGCAACTTGCTTTACCTAATCAACTTGTTCCTTCGCTTTCCGCATCTCAGGTATTGTTTGATATGTCTCATTTCTCTGGTTTAAAAGCAGCAAATGCTTCGGAAGTGATAGCCGATCAGACAATAAAAAAGTCTCAGATTGATATGACTGTAAATGTTACCAAAGCTTACTATGGAGTGTTGGTAAATGAGAAACAACTGAAGGCTATCCGTAAGAATCTTGAAAGGATGGATTCATTATACAAAGAAACCATTGCCCGGTATGAAACGGGTCTTGCCAGGAGGATCGACGTGAGTAGAATTGAGGTAAGTCTTAATAATATGAGAGAAGAGAAGGAAAAGACAATCAGGGCAGTTGCGCTTAGCCGATCAATTTTGAAGTATCAGATGAACTTACCTGAGGAGAATCCATTGGTTCTCACAGATTCATTGTCGGAAAATGTACTGTTGGAAGTGGAGCAAATTCTGAATACCAGGCAAAAAGTAAATTATTCAAACAGGATTGAATATTCCATCATTGAGTCTCAAAAGAGATTAAGCAAGTTAGATTTACAAGCCACCAGAGCGGGTCATTATCCAAGACTTCTGGCAGTTGCTTCCACAGGGTTTACACCTTCAGCATCCAAGATTGAAAATCTTACACAAAGTAGTCGCTGGTATCAATACTCTTCGGTTGGGTTAAGGCTGCAAGTACCTATATTTTCAGGTTTTGCTACACACTATAAAGTACAGCAAAAGAGAATAGAAGAAGAGGTGATCGATAATAATAAAGTGGCGTTGGAGAAAGGTATTAACCTGGAAGTAGATCAGGCATTGATTAATCTGGAGAACAGTATGCAATCATTAAAGATTCAGAAAAGAAACCTTGATCTTGCTCAAGAAAACTTACAGGTACTAAGAGCCGAGTATGAGCATGGGATTGCCCTCAACATAGAGGTAACCACAGCAGAAGCTTCTTTAATAGATGCTCAGACAAGTTATTATAACGCGTTATATGGAGCCTTGCTTTCAAAAGCAGATTATGACAAGGCAATGGGGAATATTATTAAATAA
- a CDS encoding efflux RND transporter permease subunit has product MIADIFIKRPVTAIVISVVITIVGILTLINLPVSQYPEITPPLVQVTGAFSGADAQTVERTMTTPIESQVNGVPGMSYIQTNATSDGSMTMNVTFDVGTNVDIATLDVQNRVSVATPQLPDDVKRVGLTVRKRNPSILMLVALYSPKGTHDIKFLDNYVNIYIKDALLRVKGVGDIFSRADNFSMRVWLKPDKLAQYGITASEVITKLQQQNMQVAAGSTGAAPQANDQAFEYTIQINGMLEKEADFQNIVVRTKPQDGSIVYLKDVARIELGKYNYANNNFVDGLRSSYLLIYQAPGSNAMEVAEGVTKAMEELKKSFPSDVQYVIPFEAVSVVDVSINEVVHTLVEALILVVIVVFLFLQSWRATLIPILAIPVSIIGTFIFFIPLGFTINTLTLFGFVLAIGIVVDDAIVVVEAVQHYIDHEGLSPKAATIKAMKDISGPVIAIALILAAVFVPVAFVPGIVGRLYQQFAITIAVSVLISAFVALSLTPALCAMLLRPMHLDEHSKGLNKFFFKFNNWFARITASYSSGVQKTIKKAPLVLVLLVCIFAGTVGMFKAKPTGFIPTEDEGRLMITFELPEASSTTRTVAVLKKMMTIIDGIPAIEHYAALGGLNAITFASKSNSGTLFCQLKPWKDRKDRSMQVDAIIGQLQKGFSEIKEANIIVIPPPPIPGLGNASGFSFVLEQKESNDDIKGFERVVQSFVMEANKRPEIARAFTFFTAKAPGYKINVDRAKCELMGVPVTEVFSTIQTYMGGKYINDFTAYGRTFRVVAQADTLYRKDMNNLDQYYVRNNKGQMIPLSTLVSYTVIESAPVVSHYNLFRSAEINGVPKEGYSSGEAIEALKQVAEQVLPAGYGYEFSGLSREEIKSGSTTVYIFALSVMFVFLFLAALYESWSVPFSVMLAVPLGAFGAILTLTLLPKLSNNVYAQIGLITLIGLAAKNAILIVEFAKERVDHGMEIVAATLEAVRLRLRPILMTSFAFILGVLPLVFATGAGAVSRQTIGWTVFGGMLAATGLAIFIVPVLFVVISKIAYRNKKTISGVKDEFQLNKELISEN; this is encoded by the coding sequence ATGATAGCAGATATATTCATTAAAAGACCGGTAACAGCAATTGTTATATCAGTTGTTATCACAATCGTAGGGATACTAACACTGATTAATCTCCCGGTGAGTCAATATCCTGAAATAACTCCCCCATTGGTTCAGGTAACTGGGGCGTTTTCAGGAGCGGATGCCCAGACTGTTGAACGTACTATGACAACACCGATTGAGTCGCAGGTTAACGGTGTTCCGGGCATGTCATACATTCAGACCAATGCAACGAGTGATGGAAGTATGACAATGAACGTGACCTTTGATGTTGGTACAAATGTAGATATTGCAACCCTGGATGTTCAAAACCGTGTGAGCGTTGCTACGCCTCAGCTTCCAGACGATGTTAAAAGAGTTGGCCTTACAGTGAGAAAGCGTAATCCTTCTATTTTGATGCTCGTTGCTCTGTATTCACCTAAAGGTACACATGACATAAAATTCCTTGACAACTATGTAAATATTTACATAAAAGATGCTCTCTTAAGAGTGAAGGGAGTTGGAGATATCTTTAGCAGAGCTGATAATTTCAGTATGCGGGTCTGGTTAAAACCGGATAAACTGGCTCAGTACGGAATCACTGCAAGTGAAGTGATTACCAAGCTACAGCAGCAGAATATGCAGGTAGCGGCTGGTTCTACCGGAGCCGCTCCCCAAGCCAATGATCAGGCATTTGAATATACCATCCAGATTAATGGAATGTTGGAGAAAGAAGCGGATTTTCAGAATATAGTAGTCCGCACCAAACCTCAGGATGGATCTATTGTGTATCTGAAAGATGTAGCAAGAATAGAACTTGGAAAATACAATTATGCCAACAATAACTTTGTAGACGGCCTGAGATCTTCATATCTGCTTATTTATCAGGCTCCCGGAAGTAATGCAATGGAAGTGGCTGAAGGAGTTACCAAAGCAATGGAGGAACTGAAAAAATCATTTCCTTCCGATGTACAATATGTAATCCCATTTGAAGCAGTTTCAGTAGTAGATGTTTCAATTAATGAAGTAGTACATACACTGGTTGAAGCCCTGATATTAGTTGTAATTGTAGTATTCCTCTTTTTACAAAGCTGGAGAGCGACATTGATTCCCATACTGGCAATACCAGTATCGATTATTGGAACATTTATTTTCTTTATACCGTTAGGGTTTACAATAAATACGCTAACCCTATTTGGATTCGTCCTTGCCATTGGAATTGTTGTGGATGACGCTATTGTTGTGGTAGAAGCTGTTCAGCATTATATAGATCACGAAGGCCTTTCACCTAAAGCGGCAACCATTAAAGCCATGAAGGATATCTCAGGGCCTGTAATTGCGATCGCGCTTATACTTGCTGCGGTATTCGTACCTGTAGCGTTTGTTCCAGGTATCGTAGGACGGTTGTATCAGCAATTTGCCATCACCATTGCAGTTTCAGTCTTGATTTCCGCTTTTGTAGCTTTGTCTCTGACACCGGCATTATGTGCCATGCTCCTAAGGCCAATGCATTTAGATGAACATTCAAAAGGATTGAATAAGTTTTTCTTTAAATTCAATAACTGGTTTGCTCGAATCACTGCCTCGTACTCTTCAGGGGTTCAGAAAACAATTAAGAAAGCACCATTAGTGCTGGTATTACTAGTATGTATTTTTGCAGGAACAGTAGGAATGTTTAAAGCCAAACCAACAGGCTTTATTCCAACGGAAGACGAGGGGCGTTTAATGATTACATTTGAGCTTCCCGAAGCATCTTCAACAACAAGGACTGTTGCTGTTCTGAAAAAGATGATGACCATCATAGATGGTATTCCGGCTATTGAACACTATGCTGCACTTGGAGGATTAAATGCAATCACCTTCGCATCTAAATCCAATAGTGGTACATTATTCTGTCAATTAAAACCATGGAAGGACAGAAAGGATAGATCCATGCAGGTAGACGCTATTATTGGTCAGCTTCAGAAAGGCTTTTCGGAAATCAAAGAAGCAAACATCATTGTGATCCCTCCACCGCCAATTCCTGGTTTAGGTAATGCTTCCGGTTTCAGCTTTGTATTGGAGCAAAAAGAAAGTAATGATGATATCAAAGGTTTTGAAAGAGTGGTTCAGTCTTTTGTTATGGAAGCCAACAAAAGACCTGAAATTGCAAGAGCCTTTACTTTCTTTACAGCAAAAGCTCCTGGTTATAAAATAAATGTAGACAGAGCAAAGTGCGAATTGATGGGAGTGCCAGTGACCGAAGTTTTCAGTACCATTCAGACTTATATGGGAGGAAAGTATATCAATGATTTTACAGCATATGGACGTACCTTCAGAGTGGTGGCACAGGCAGATACATTATATAGAAAAGATATGAATAATCTTGATCAGTATTATGTAAGAAATAATAAAGGTCAGATGATACCATTAAGCACACTTGTTTCGTATACAGTTATTGAAAGTGCACCTGTTGTGTCACACTATAATCTTTTCCGGTCTGCCGAAATAAATGGAGTACCTAAAGAAGGATATAGCAGCGGTGAGGCCATTGAAGCTTTAAAACAAGTAGCTGAACAAGTATTACCAGCAGGATATGGATACGAATTTTCAGGATTGAGCAGAGAGGAAATCAAATCAGGATCAACTACAGTATATATATTTGCACTCTCTGTTATGTTTGTATTCCTGTTTCTTGCTGCCCTTTATGAAAGCTGGTCAGTTCCATTCTCTGTAATGCTGGCTGTGCCTTTGGGAGCTTTTGGCGCCATACTTACGCTTACATTGCTTCCTAAGCTGAGTAATAACGTATATGCACAGATTGGTCTTATTACGCTAATAGGACTTGCAGCTAAAAATGCGATCCTTATAGTGGAATTTGCAAAAGAAAGGGTAGACCATGGAATGGAAATAGTTGCCGCAACGCTGGAAGCTGTGAGGCTTCGTTTACGTCCGATACTCATGACATCTTTTGCATTTATATTAGGAGTTTTGCCTTTGGTATTTGCGACAGGCGCAGGAGCTGTATCCAGGCAGACTATTGGCTGGACTGTCTTTGGAGGAATGCTTGCAGCAACTGGTCTGGCCATATTTATAGTACCTGTTTTGTTTGTAGTGATTTCAAAAATTGCATACCGAAATAAAAAAACTATTTCTGGTGTCAAAGATGAATTTCAGTTAAATAAAGAATTAATATCTGAAAATTAG
- a CDS encoding rubredoxin has product MEEVIRILTIGGIISPGELEKIALCAKGHKCSGINFGSRQEIYLTCPVKEVDKLKDDLKSLSFLCESSSGQHSNIVTSSASVGLYPSTIWVTADTFFDVLEEFDYQPKLKINITDPAQRLIPHFTGHLNFIASHHRNYWFLYVRLPGFAQRELWPALIYIDDVALLSKKIEELYYKNKPADLNEFFNMITTDVISNSRTIDGNCNISKGSIPYYEGLNPMGGVYWLGIYRRNYEYPIEFILDVCEICNESRIGKINLTTWKSLLIKDIKDEERIKWEVLLGKHGINIRHSSLELHWQLPDLNLKALELKNKLVDIFDRKDIRTYGICFGISTPETISYGNIIIRFNESQNIYSIFHTEDFDPTNSELILFEESITESELAEELQSLCLIFYSQLNKKKVDDAPLKPRMLKPEIDLFQCTICFTIYNQTIGDIVAGISPGVPFNLLPETYCCPVCEGEKESYIKMVS; this is encoded by the coding sequence ATCGGTGGAATAATATCCCCTGGAGAGCTTGAGAAAATTGCGCTATGTGCCAAAGGACATAAATGTTCAGGAATTAATTTCGGTTCAAGACAGGAAATATATTTAACCTGTCCGGTTAAAGAAGTTGATAAACTAAAAGATGATCTTAAATCATTAAGCTTTTTATGTGAGTCCTCCTCCGGACAACACAGCAATATAGTTACTTCATCAGCAAGCGTCGGATTATATCCCTCTACAATTTGGGTGACTGCCGATACATTTTTTGATGTCCTGGAGGAATTTGATTACCAGCCTAAGCTTAAAATAAATATAACGGATCCGGCGCAAAGGTTGATTCCACATTTTACAGGTCACCTTAACTTTATTGCTTCTCACCATCGCAACTACTGGTTTTTGTACGTTCGGCTTCCGGGTTTTGCACAAAGAGAACTTTGGCCCGCATTGATTTATATAGATGATGTAGCTCTTCTTTCAAAGAAAATAGAGGAATTATATTATAAAAATAAGCCAGCTGATCTTAATGAATTTTTCAATATGATAACAACCGATGTTATCAGCAACAGCAGAACGATAGATGGTAACTGCAATATTTCAAAGGGATCGATTCCATATTATGAAGGGCTTAACCCTATGGGAGGGGTTTACTGGCTGGGTATTTACAGGAGAAATTATGAATATCCAATTGAGTTTATACTAGATGTTTGTGAAATATGTAATGAGAGTAGAATTGGTAAAATTAACCTTACTACATGGAAATCTCTGCTAATAAAAGATATCAAAGATGAAGAGCGGATAAAATGGGAGGTCCTTTTAGGCAAGCATGGGATCAATATAAGACATTCTTCTCTTGAGTTGCATTGGCAATTACCAGATTTGAATCTTAAAGCACTTGAGCTTAAAAACAAACTTGTAGATATTTTTGACAGAAAAGATATCAGGACCTATGGGATTTGCTTTGGAATTAGTACTCCAGAAACAATTAGTTATGGAAATATTATCATAAGGTTCAACGAATCTCAGAACATATATTCCATTTTTCATACCGAAGATTTTGATCCTACAAATTCTGAATTAATTTTATTTGAAGAAAGCATAACTGAAAGTGAACTGGCCGAAGAGCTTCAAAGTCTATGTCTGATTTTTTATTCTCAGTTAAATAAGAAAAAAGTAGACGATGCTCCTCTTAAACCAAGAATGCTTAAGCCTGAAATAGATCTCTTTCAATGCACCATCTGCTTTACTATTTACAATCAGACTATAGGTGATATAGTTGCCGGTATAAGTCCAGGAGTGCCATTCAATCTTCTTCCTGAAACCTATTGTTGCCCTGTTTGTGAAGGAGAGAAAGAGAGTTATATTAAAATGGTTTCTTAA